Genomic segment of Streptomyces sp. NA02950:
TCCGACAGCAGTACGATCCGGTAGGTGCGCGGTGCCCGTTCGGCGACCTTGGCGATCAGCGCGATCGACCGGTCGAGCCGGGCCAGCACCTGCCGGGCGTCCCGGCTGCGCGGCCCGGAGTGGTGCGCCACCTCGTCGTACGCCACCAGGTCGGCGTAGACGGCGGTACGCCCGGAGAGGATGTCCCCGATCACCGCCGTCACCACCACATCCCGCTCCACGACCGTGGCGAACGCCCGGATGAAGGGGTAGGTCCCGCCGCGCTTCACCCGCGGCTGCTCCCGGCGCAGCGCGGCCCGGGTCGCCTGGGCGATCTCCCGGACGACCTCGGCGAGGAAGGACACGGCGGTGCGGGTGGCGTTGGCCGGGTCGGAGAAGTACGCGAAGTAGCCGGACCGGGAGCGGTTGTGCTTACCGCGCCGGGCCGCCACCGACAGCACCAGCGCGAGCTGCTGCGCGCCGCCGGTGAAGAGATTGCCCCGGCTGGCGCCGTCCACCGTCAGCAGTCCCTCGTGCCCCGCCCTGGCGGCCGCTCTGCGCTGCAACTCGGCCGCGCCGGTCGGCCGGTTGCTCACCATCACCTCCCGGGTCTCCTTCTCGTACCAGCGGAAGGCGGGCACGTCCTCGTTGGACCCGTGCAGGATGCCGAGCTGGCTGGCGCCGGTCTGGCTGGACCAGTCGGTGCGCCACGGCATGACCCGGTGGCCGTTCCCCAGCCACCCGGCGACCGTGGGCATCACCGGCGGCCTGCCGTCCCGCTCCCGCAGCGCCTCCCGCAGCACTGCGTGGCCCACCCCGTCGAGCTGGAGGAAGACCGTCCCCGGGGGCAGCGCCCGGCCACCGTCCTCACCGAGCCGCCGCCGTCTGCGGTCCGCGAGCCGGGCCAGCCGCCGCCGGTACGCGCCGTCGTCCCGCACCGTCAGAAAGGTGCTGGTGGCCGAGGACGCGGCCGACATCACGGCCGCCACCACGATCGCGGTCTCCGGTTCGACGGCGCCGCGTCCGTCGGGGATGAGGCTGATGGCGAGCAGCAGCATCGAGCCGTTCAGCACGAAGACCAGCAGCCCCAGCACCAGCGCGGGCATCAGCAGCAATGCCCGCACCAGCAGCGGCCACACCAGCGCGCTCAGCACACCGAACGCCCCCGCGCCGCTCGCGGCCGTGATGGCGGTCCGGGTGGCGCTGTCGCCGTCGCCGGACTGGAGACGGAAGTCCGGCAGGGCCCCGGCCAGCGCCAGCATCGTCAGCGTGGACACCGCCCACACCGCCGTCACCCGCAGCAGGGCGCCCCCCACGGTCTTCCATCGGGGCATCTGCACGCCGAAAGCCTCACTTCGTCTTACGCCCGCGCACCGCATGCGCGGATGGGCTTCCAGCGTCGCACAGGGCGGTGAACCGCGCCGGGCCGGTGGACCGCACTCAGCCGCCCCAGCTCTCGTACGGATCGTGCGGGGCCGGGACCGGCCGGACGCGGTGCGCGTCAAGATACGGGATGACGCCGCCGTTCACGGGGTCCTTGGTCCGCCGCGCGGTGTAGGTGCCGGTCACCTCGACCCAGGAGTCGGGTTGCAGCACGGGCGGAATCCGCCCGGTCAGCCCGATCTTGACGGGCTGGGCATCGGCGGCGCAGCAGCTGAGGACCATACGGACGAGATACGGTTCGCCGCCCCCGTCGAGGGCGATGAACCCGGTCACCGTGATCCGCCGGTCGCCGAGGGAGTGCCCGTGGTCGTAGGCCGCGCGACCGCCGTAGTCGGCGAGACCGAGCCGGACGGTGTCGCGGCCGCCCGACGGCAGGTCGGGGTAGCCCCAGGACGGTTGCAGGGCCGTACCGGTGCGCATGGCGGTGTACGAGCCCAGCGCGGGCGGGGCGACCAGGACGAGGGCGGCCAGGGGCAGGACGAGCAGCCAGGAGACACGGGGTTCGCGGTGCACATGGCCGTCGCCGTGCGGCTCGGCGGCGTCCGGTCGCCGCACTTCGTACCAGACGGTGGCGACGGCTGCCGCGATCAGGACAACCCCGGCCGCCAGCAGCAACGGGCGCAACCCGGCCTTGACGTAGCGCAGATACAGATCGGTGAATCCGGCCCGCAGCAGCGCCCCGCCGGTGAGGAACAGCACGGCCGCCTGCGCCTGCCGGTTCACAGCAGCACCGCCCCGGTCAGGGCCGCCACCACAACGGCCAGCGCGAAGGTGGCGGGCGCGAACCGCAGCGCGAACCCGCGGCCGAAGGTGGCGGTCTGCATGGCGAACAGCTTGAGGTCGATCATCGGACCCACCACCAGGAACGCCAGCCGGGCGGTGAGCGAGAACTGCGACAGCGACGCGGCCACGAACGCGTCGGCCTCGGAGCAGATCGACAACAGCACCGCGAGAACGGCCAGCACCAGCACCGACACCACCGGACCGTCGGCCGCGGCGCGCAACCAGCCCGCCGGGACCACGGCCTTGAGGGTGGCCGCCACCATCGCGCCGACGACGAGGAAGCCACCGGCGTGCATCACGTCGTGCCGCACCGACGCCCAGAACGCCGCCCCCTTGCCCAAGCCCTCGGTCGACGGCCGGGCCGGTGGCCGCAGCCAGTCGGTGCGCCCCAGCCGGTGCCACAGCCAGCCCATCGCACACGCCACGACCAGACTCGCCACGAACCGGGCGAGCACCATCCGCGGTTCACGCGGAAACGCGACGGCGGTGGCGGTCAGCACGATCGGGTTGATCGCCGGAGCGGACAGCAGGAACGCCAGCGCCGCCGCCGGGGTGACCCCCCGCCGCACCAGCGCCCCCGCCACCGGCACCGAGGCGCACTCGCACCCGGGCAGCACCGCCCCGGCCACCCCGGCGGCGGGCACCGCCAGCACGGGCCGCTCCGGCAGCGCGCGGGCGAAGAACGACGGCGGGACGAACACCGCGATGGCCGCCGACAGCAGCACCCCCAGCACCAGGAACGGCAGCGCCTGCACGACGACCGCGACGAACACGGTCATCCAGCTCTCCATCGCGGGCGCGGCCAGCCCCCGCCGGATCGGGCCCTGCGCCGCCACCACCAGGAGCAGCAGCATGGTCAGTACCAGCGACGAAGCCGACTGCCGCCCCGGCGGCGGGTCCGCCTCGCGCTGATCCCCTGTGGGCGGGGCTGCCTTGGTGGTGGCCACGGGTGAGATACCTCCGGTCGGGCGGCGCGAGTGTTCCCTCTGCCCTGTCAGTACGCCCGCGGTGGCCCGGCTGCTCATTCCTCCCACGGGGCCCGGGACATCGGCCAGCAGAATCGCGCCTCTAGGGTGTGACATCGCGAGAAACCACCGACCGGCCCGGAGTCGCCATGCCCCCGCGGATGAAACTCAGCGCGATCACCCTCGACTGCCCCGACCCACCCGCGCTGGCGGCGTTCTACCAGCAGGCCACCGGCCTCGAACCCCACCCGAAATCCCACGCCGACTTCGCCGGTCTCACCGGGGAGGACGGGCTCCTCATCGGCTTCCAACGGGTCGAGAACCACCGGCCTCCGAGCTGGCCCGACCCGACCGTTCCCCAGCAGCTCCACCTCTGCTTCGCGGTCGAGGACCTGGACGAGGCCGAGACCCGGCTGCTCGAGCTGGGCGCCGGGAAACCGGATCACCAGCCGCACGAGGAGCGGTGGCGGGTCCTCACCGACCCGGCCGGCCACCCCTTCTGCCTGACGGTCAGCGGCTGAACCTCCAAGGGGGCTCCCACACCTGGCCGGTGCGGGAGCCCCCTCCCGTCATCTGATGCGGGACGTCAGCCGATGTGGCCGCGTATCCACTTCTGGTGCTCCGCGACGCTCGGGTAGATGTCGGGCGTCGAGGCGCAGTCACCGACGGACCGGCTGGTCACGCCGGTGAGCCGCCAGCGGCCGTCCACCTTGGCCAGCGCGGGCGCGCCCGAGTCGCCGCCGCACGTCCCGGCCTTGCCGCCCGGGTTGTCGGTGCAGAAGTCACCCTCGCGGATGCCCCAGGCGTCCCCGTCCGTCTCGTTGGAGATGCACGTGGCGGTGTCCGGCGCCAGCACCGGCAGGTTGACCTCGCGGTGCCTGACAGGGAGCTGCGAAGGGTCGTTGCCCGTCGCCTTGGTGTAGCCCCACCCCGTTGCCTTGATGGTCTCCCCGGGTGCGGGGGTCCTGACCGCCAGCGGCGCGGGCTTCTTCGAGACCTTGGAGGCGAGTTGGATCAGCGCGAGGTCATGGGCGCTGCCCTCCTCGTCCGAGATCTTGTAGTCCGGGTGGACCACGAACTTCTTCACCTTGGCGACCTCGCCGCCCTTGGTGCGGTCGAGGGAGCCGATCCGCACGTGGTAGGCCTTCGGGTCGTTCACACCGCCGTCGGCGGTGACGCAATGGGCCGCCGTCAGCACCCAGCCGGAGGCGACGAGGGTGCCGCCGCAGTAGTGGCCGTCGGGGTCGTCGCCGCGCTGCTTCTGGAGGGAAGCGACGAACGAGTAGTTCTCGGTGGACTCCTGACCGCCGATGATCCGCGTCTGGTATCCGGAGTTCCCGGACCTCCCCGAGTCCTGGGCCGCATAGGCGACCGTGCCCGCCGTGGCGAGGCCGACGGAGAGAGCCGATACGAACACCGCGCGCGCGGCCTTGCCCTTTCCACGGGCGAGGCGGTTGCCGAGGTTCTCCGGGTTTTCCTGGCTGTTCCTGATGAGCCTTTCCTTTCCTCTTCCGGCCCGCCGCCGAAGGGAGGGCGGTGCCGGGTGCTTGCTCGCTTGGGCGGCGGCCCCGTCAGGAGGTGACGCCGACCGCCACGGGCGCACGACGACGCATCGCCGTAGGCCCTGCCCAGTCGAGAAGCCGCCGTTCCGAGCAGCCGCCGCTGCTCGGAGGTCGGCGACGATCTCCGCCGGCCGCCGCAGCGCGCTCGCGACACGCGCCGGGTTCTGGCCGAAGTAGGGGTTGTCGGGGAGAGGGAGGGACGAGCCGAGGGCCCAGCCGACGGCGAGCGGGCCGAAGCCGACGGCAGGCTCAACCGGCCGTCGGCATCAGCAACGTGCCGATCGCCAGATCGCCCTGCACCCACACGTGGAGAGCACCGCCTCCCGCGCGACGGCGACAGCGGCGGTGTCGGTATCGGTATCGCTATCGGTCAAGCCCGCGAGGGCGGCTGCCTTCGGGCGGACGCCGGCCTCAACGGCGAGGAAGTCCCGGGGGTCGCCCAGCGGTACCCCGCGGAACGTCACGTTGCCCAGCCCCCGACCGCGGTACCGCGATGACGGGCGGTTCGGCCCACGGCGGGAACTGCGCCGCTACCGGCCGACGCGCCAACGGTGCGTCGAGGGGTGGTACGTGGCTGGCGGTGGCGGTG
This window contains:
- a CDS encoding phage holin family protein, with protein sequence MPRWKTVGGALLRVTAVWAVSTLTMLALAGALPDFRLQSGDGDSATRTAITAASGAGAFGVLSALVWPLLVRALLLMPALVLGLLVFVLNGSMLLLAISLIPDGRGAVEPETAIVVAAVMSAASSATSTFLTVRDDGAYRRRLARLADRRRRRLGEDGGRALPPGTVFLQLDGVGHAVLREALRERDGRPPVMPTVAGWLGNGHRVMPWRTDWSSQTGASQLGILHGSNEDVPAFRWYEKETREVMVSNRPTGAAELQRRAAARAGHEGLLTVDGASRGNLFTGGAQQLALVLSVAARRGKHNRSRSGYFAYFSDPANATRTAVSFLAEVVREIAQATRAALRREQPRVKRGGTYPFIRAFATVVERDVVVTAVIGDILSGRTAVYADLVAYDEVAHHSGPRSRDARQVLARLDRSIALIAKVAERAPRTYRIVLLSDHGQSPGATFAGAYGLTLEDLVRAGCGLPVSRRAGRTASGAEACGAEAREAARAALRRPEKDGEGRPPSDPVVLASGNLGLVSFPDVSGRMSRERIEARHPALLRTLADHAGVGFVLVMSEEHGAVVLGRGGAEHHLDSGRTVGTSPLAAFGPGAAAAVRRTAHFANTPDIMVNSAYDPETGTVHAFEGQIGSHGGLGGEQGRPFLMWPGELSPPVGEGEELVGAERVHTVLRRWLAEANGPQTPQIPEAPEVSAGAPDKTRLNGATAAPFPVVSRVAPNKAR
- a CDS encoding trypsin-like serine protease, encoding MFVSALSVGLATAGTVAYAAQDSGRSGNSGYQTRIIGGQESTENYSFVASLQKQRGDDPDGHYCGGTLVASGWVLTAAHCVTADGGVNDPKAYHVRIGSLDRTKGGEVAKVKKFVVHPDYKISDEEGSAHDLALIQLASKVSKKPAPLAVRTPAPGETIKATGWGYTKATGNDPSQLPVRHREVNLPVLAPDTATCISNETDGDAWGIREGDFCTDNPGGKAGTCGGDSGAPALAKVDGRWRLTGVTSRSVGDCASTPDIYPSVAEHQKWIRGHIG
- a CDS encoding VOC family protein codes for the protein MPPRMKLSAITLDCPDPPALAAFYQQATGLEPHPKSHADFAGLTGEDGLLIGFQRVENHRPPSWPDPTVPQQLHLCFAVEDLDEAETRLLELGAGKPDHQPHEERWRVLTDPAGHPFCLTVSG
- a CDS encoding TIGR03943 family protein, whose amino-acid sequence is MNRQAQAAVLFLTGGALLRAGFTDLYLRYVKAGLRPLLLAAGVVLIAAAVATVWYEVRRPDAAEPHGDGHVHREPRVSWLLVLPLAALVLVAPPALGSYTAMRTGTALQPSWGYPDLPSGGRDTVRLGLADYGGRAAYDHGHSLGDRRITVTGFIALDGGGEPYLVRMVLSCCAADAQPVKIGLTGRIPPVLQPDSWVEVTGTYTARRTKDPVNGGVIPYLDAHRVRPVPAPHDPYESWGG
- a CDS encoding permease; this encodes MATTKAAPPTGDQREADPPPGRQSASSLVLTMLLLLVVAAQGPIRRGLAAPAMESWMTVFVAVVVQALPFLVLGVLLSAAIAVFVPPSFFARALPERPVLAVPAAGVAGAVLPGCECASVPVAGALVRRGVTPAAALAFLLSAPAINPIVLTATAVAFPREPRMVLARFVASLVVACAMGWLWHRLGRTDWLRPPARPSTEGLGKGAAFWASVRHDVMHAGGFLVVGAMVAATLKAVVPAGWLRAAADGPVVSVLVLAVLAVLLSICSEADAFVAASLSQFSLTARLAFLVVGPMIDLKLFAMQTATFGRGFALRFAPATFALAVVVAALTGAVLL